One genomic window of Conger conger chromosome 7, fConCon1.1, whole genome shotgun sequence includes the following:
- the LOC133134021 gene encoding protocadherin alpha-C2-like isoform X3 has product MARAAGWSSIKNSAPLSVLVFWVFLYAGGLASAQLRYSVTEELERGTVVGDIVQDLGLDIRKLPARNIRIVYNSATRYFDVNPKNGKLTVNERIDRESLCDLSATCFLNLEVVAENPSEAFSVEVQILDANDNAPQFPRDEYQLEISESALPGSRFPIESAQDQDLGSNSVRLYRLSPNEHFALDSNKPSLNSRMIELVLKKSLDREQTAFHRINLTAADGGSPARTGTAKIYIRVLDSNDNVPVFDSSVYKVKLLENSPKDALVIKLNATDLDAGTNGEVVYSFSGYTPERVRQVFSMDPSSGQIRVHSQVDYEETSSYELYVQALDRGPGAVAAHCKVVVEVLDENDNVPEIVLSSLSSPVREDARADTVVALISVTDRDSGPNKQVSLEIPPGLPFRVKSFRNYYTLVTSAFLDREEVSAYNVTLRATDSGRPPLSSQKTIRVEVADVNDNPPRFQQTSYTVYVPENNAPGAWLCTLRAQDGDTGENARVTYSVLNDNNHGVPVTAYVSVRPDSGQAYALRAFDYETLRQFHFQVKAQDGGVPPLSRVATVYLYVTDQNDHAPEVWAPPPNGSRTETLPRQAEAGHLVAKVMAYDADAGRNAWLVFALGHASDLFKVHEHTGEVRTTRRIDDNSSSFSLTVLVSDSGAPPLSATATLSIALTEAPPKPPADPRRVVRPPLLFSNVTLYLMVALCATTFVFLLTVMVLAVVRCHTYCSHAQSCCPCCVSRKAGPPGAGAGATPQAGGGVVMRRDLKVEPHYIEVRGNGSLTKTYCYKTCLTATSGSDTFMFYNTGCPPGATMGSDRFFTGSSGQMFVRRLSMPDAAIQVCVCPKAPNADWRYSASLRAGMQSSVHMEESSVMQGAQGVLVQNWPTVSSATADEGGEVSPPAGAGMNSWNFRYGPGPGYPPQALKPGDVPEAFIIPGSPAIISIRQDQGGPDDKSDFITFGKKEEKKKKKKKKGKEKKEKERDGEEE; this is encoded by the exons ATGGCTCGTGCAGCGGGATGGAGCAGCATAAAGAACAGCGCGCCTCTTTCCGTTTTGGTGTTTTGGGTGTTTTTATATGCCGGTGGCCTTGCGTCTGCACAGCTCCGCTATTCCGTTACAGAGGAGCTGGAACGCGGAACTGTCGTTGGAGATATCGTGCAGGATCTGGGGTTGGATATTAGAAAGCTGCCCGCCCGTAACATACGGATAGTCTATAACAGCGCGACGCGCTATTTCGATGTCAACCCCAAAAATGGAAAACTGACGGTTAATGAAAGAATCGACCGGGAGTCGCTTTGCGATTTAAGCGCCACCTGCTTTCTGAATTTGGAGGTCGTGGCTGAAAACCCGTCGGAAGCGTTCAGCGTGGAGGTGCAGATactcgatgcgaatgacaatgCGCCGCAGTTCCCCAGGGACGAATACCAACTGGAAATATCAGAATCCGCTTTGCCGGGGTCGCGCTTTCCCATCGAGAGCGCGCAGGATCAGGACCTGGGATCTAATTCGGTCCGTTTGTACCGGCTGAGCCCGAACGAGCACTTCGCGCTGGACTCCAACAAACCCTCTCTGAATAGCCGCATGATCGAGCTGGTGCTTAAAAAGTCTCTGGACCGCGAGCAGACGGCTTTCCACCGGATAAACCTCACTGCCGCAGACGGAGGCTCTCCCGCCAGAACCGGCACCGCCAAAATATACATCCGGGTCCTGGATTCGAACGACAACGTGCCGGTGTTCGACAGCTCGGTGTACAAGGTGAAACTGTTAGAAAACTCGCCGAAGGACGCGCTGGTGATCAAGCTGAACGCCACAGACCTGGATGCGGGGACGAATGGGGAGGTGGTGTACTCCTTCAGCGGCTACACGCCGGAGCGCGTGCGGCAGGTGTTCAGCATGGACCCCTCCTCGGGCCAGATCCGCGTGCACAGCCAGGTGGACTACGAGGAGACCAGCTCGTACGAGCTGTACGTGCAGGCTCTGGACCGGGGCCCGGGGGCCGTGGCGGCCCACTGTAAGGTGGTGGTGGAGGTTCTGGACGAGAACGACAACGTGCCGGAGATCGTGCTGTCCTCCCTGTCCAGCCCGGTGCGGGAGGACGCGCGGGCCGACACGGTGGTGGCGCTGATCAGCGTGACGGACCGCGACTCCGGGCCCAACAAGCAGGTGAGCCTGGAGATCCCCCCCGGCCTGCCCTTCAGGGTCAAGTCCTTCCGCAACTACTACACCCTGGTGACCTCCGCCTTCCTGGACCGCGAGGAGGTCTCCGCCTACAACGTCACGCTCCGTGCCACCGACTCCGGCCGCCCGCCGCTGTCCTCACAGAAGACCATCCGCGTGGAGGTGGCGGACGTGAACGACAACCCGCCCCGCTTCCAGCAGACGTCCTACACGGTGTACGTGCCGGAGAACAACGCCCCCGGGGCGTGGCTGTGCACCCTGCGCGCCCAGGACGGCGACACCGGGGAGAACGCGCGCGTCACCTACAGCGTGCTGAACGACAACAACCACGGCGTGCCCGTGACGGCGTACGTGTCCGTGAGGCCCGACAGCGGCCAGGCCTACGCCCTGCGCGCCTTCGACTACGAGACTCTGCGGCAGTTCCACTTCCAGGTGAAGGCTCAGGACGGCGGGGTGCCTCCCCTCAGCCGCGTGGCCACCGTGTACCTGTACGTCACCGACCAGAACGACCACGCCCCTGAGGTGTGGGCCCCGCCCCCCAACGGCTCGCGCACCGAGACGCTGCCGCGGCAGGCGGAGGCGGGGCATCTGGTCGCCAAGGTGATGGCGTACGACGCGGACGCCGGGCGCAACGCGTGGTTGGTCTTCGCGCTAGGCCACGCCTCCGACCTGTTCAAGGTGCACGAGCACACGGGCGAGGTGCGCACCACCCGGCGCATTGACGACAACTCCTCCTCCTTCAGCCTGACCGTGCTGGTGAGTGACAGCggggccccgcccctctccgcCACCGCCACGCTCAGCATCGCCCTGACCGAGGCCCCGCCCAAGCCGCCGGCCGACCCGCGGAGGGTGGTGCGCCCCCCGCTGCTCTTCTCCAACGTCACGCTGTACCTCATGGTGGCTCTCTGTGCCACCACCTTCGTCTTCCTCCTCACCGTCATGGTGCTGGCCGTGGTGCGCTGCCACACCTATTGTTCCCACGCGCAGTCCTGCTGCCCCTGCTGCGTGTCCCGCAAGgcggggcccccgggggccggggccggggccacCCCGCAGGCTGGCGGCGGTGTGGTGATGAGGCGGGATCTGAAGGTGGAGCCGCACTACATCGAGGTGCGGGGAAACGGCTCCCTCACCAAGACCTACTGCTACAAGACCTGCCTGACCGCCACGTCCGGCAGCGACACCTTCATGTTCTACAACACGGGCTGCCCGCCGGGGGCCACCATGGGCTCCGACCGCTTCTTCACCGGCTCCAGCGGCCAGATGTTCGTACGGAGACTCAGCATGCCCGACGCCGctatccaggtgtgtgtgtgt CCGAAGGCTCCTAATGCAGACTGGAGGTACTCTGCCTCTCTGCGAGCAGGAATGCAGAG ctcgGTGCATATGGAGGAGTCCTCAGTGATGCAGGGTGCTCAGGGTGTCCTGGTGCAGAACTGGCCCACCGTGTCCAGTGCCACAG cagaCGAGGGCGGGGAggtgtcgccccctgcaggcgcGGGGATGAACAGCTGGAACTTCCGCTACGGGCCGGGCCCTGGGTACCCCCCACAGGCGCTGAAGCCGGGAGACGTGCCCGAAGCCTTCATCATCCCCGGCTCGCCCGCCATCATCTCCATCCGGCAGGACCAGGGCGGCCCGGACGACAAGAGCGACTTCATCACCTTCGgcaagaaggaggagaagaagaagaagaaaaagaagaagggaaaggagaaaaaggagaaggagagggacgGGGAGGAGGAGTAA
- the LOC133134021 gene encoding protocadherin alpha-C2-like isoform X1 yields the protein MARAAGWSSIKNSAPLSVLVFWVFLYAGGLASAQLRYSVTEELERGTVVGDIVQDLGLDIRKLPARNIRIVYNSATRYFDVNPKNGKLTVNERIDRESLCDLSATCFLNLEVVAENPSEAFSVEVQILDANDNAPQFPRDEYQLEISESALPGSRFPIESAQDQDLGSNSVRLYRLSPNEHFALDSNKPSLNSRMIELVLKKSLDREQTAFHRINLTAADGGSPARTGTAKIYIRVLDSNDNVPVFDSSVYKVKLLENSPKDALVIKLNATDLDAGTNGEVVYSFSGYTPERVRQVFSMDPSSGQIRVHSQVDYEETSSYELYVQALDRGPGAVAAHCKVVVEVLDENDNVPEIVLSSLSSPVREDARADTVVALISVTDRDSGPNKQVSLEIPPGLPFRVKSFRNYYTLVTSAFLDREEVSAYNVTLRATDSGRPPLSSQKTIRVEVADVNDNPPRFQQTSYTVYVPENNAPGAWLCTLRAQDGDTGENARVTYSVLNDNNHGVPVTAYVSVRPDSGQAYALRAFDYETLRQFHFQVKAQDGGVPPLSRVATVYLYVTDQNDHAPEVWAPPPNGSRTETLPRQAEAGHLVAKVMAYDADAGRNAWLVFALGHASDLFKVHEHTGEVRTTRRIDDNSSSFSLTVLVSDSGAPPLSATATLSIALTEAPPKPPADPRRVVRPPLLFSNVTLYLMVALCATTFVFLLTVMVLAVVRCHTYCSHAQSCCPCCVSRKAGPPGAGAGATPQAGGGVVMRRDLKVEPHYIEVRGNGSLTKTYCYKTCLTATSGSDTFMFYNTGCPPGATMGSDRFFTGSSGQMFVRRLSMPDAAIQPKAPNADWRYSASLRAGMQSSVHMEESSVMQGAQGVLVQNWPTVSSATADEGGEVSPPAGAGMNSWNFRYGPGPGYPPQALKPGDVPEAFIIPGSPAIISIRQDQGGPDDKSDFITFGKKEEKKKKKKKKGKEKKEKERDGEEE from the exons ATGGCTCGTGCAGCGGGATGGAGCAGCATAAAGAACAGCGCGCCTCTTTCCGTTTTGGTGTTTTGGGTGTTTTTATATGCCGGTGGCCTTGCGTCTGCACAGCTCCGCTATTCCGTTACAGAGGAGCTGGAACGCGGAACTGTCGTTGGAGATATCGTGCAGGATCTGGGGTTGGATATTAGAAAGCTGCCCGCCCGTAACATACGGATAGTCTATAACAGCGCGACGCGCTATTTCGATGTCAACCCCAAAAATGGAAAACTGACGGTTAATGAAAGAATCGACCGGGAGTCGCTTTGCGATTTAAGCGCCACCTGCTTTCTGAATTTGGAGGTCGTGGCTGAAAACCCGTCGGAAGCGTTCAGCGTGGAGGTGCAGATactcgatgcgaatgacaatgCGCCGCAGTTCCCCAGGGACGAATACCAACTGGAAATATCAGAATCCGCTTTGCCGGGGTCGCGCTTTCCCATCGAGAGCGCGCAGGATCAGGACCTGGGATCTAATTCGGTCCGTTTGTACCGGCTGAGCCCGAACGAGCACTTCGCGCTGGACTCCAACAAACCCTCTCTGAATAGCCGCATGATCGAGCTGGTGCTTAAAAAGTCTCTGGACCGCGAGCAGACGGCTTTCCACCGGATAAACCTCACTGCCGCAGACGGAGGCTCTCCCGCCAGAACCGGCACCGCCAAAATATACATCCGGGTCCTGGATTCGAACGACAACGTGCCGGTGTTCGACAGCTCGGTGTACAAGGTGAAACTGTTAGAAAACTCGCCGAAGGACGCGCTGGTGATCAAGCTGAACGCCACAGACCTGGATGCGGGGACGAATGGGGAGGTGGTGTACTCCTTCAGCGGCTACACGCCGGAGCGCGTGCGGCAGGTGTTCAGCATGGACCCCTCCTCGGGCCAGATCCGCGTGCACAGCCAGGTGGACTACGAGGAGACCAGCTCGTACGAGCTGTACGTGCAGGCTCTGGACCGGGGCCCGGGGGCCGTGGCGGCCCACTGTAAGGTGGTGGTGGAGGTTCTGGACGAGAACGACAACGTGCCGGAGATCGTGCTGTCCTCCCTGTCCAGCCCGGTGCGGGAGGACGCGCGGGCCGACACGGTGGTGGCGCTGATCAGCGTGACGGACCGCGACTCCGGGCCCAACAAGCAGGTGAGCCTGGAGATCCCCCCCGGCCTGCCCTTCAGGGTCAAGTCCTTCCGCAACTACTACACCCTGGTGACCTCCGCCTTCCTGGACCGCGAGGAGGTCTCCGCCTACAACGTCACGCTCCGTGCCACCGACTCCGGCCGCCCGCCGCTGTCCTCACAGAAGACCATCCGCGTGGAGGTGGCGGACGTGAACGACAACCCGCCCCGCTTCCAGCAGACGTCCTACACGGTGTACGTGCCGGAGAACAACGCCCCCGGGGCGTGGCTGTGCACCCTGCGCGCCCAGGACGGCGACACCGGGGAGAACGCGCGCGTCACCTACAGCGTGCTGAACGACAACAACCACGGCGTGCCCGTGACGGCGTACGTGTCCGTGAGGCCCGACAGCGGCCAGGCCTACGCCCTGCGCGCCTTCGACTACGAGACTCTGCGGCAGTTCCACTTCCAGGTGAAGGCTCAGGACGGCGGGGTGCCTCCCCTCAGCCGCGTGGCCACCGTGTACCTGTACGTCACCGACCAGAACGACCACGCCCCTGAGGTGTGGGCCCCGCCCCCCAACGGCTCGCGCACCGAGACGCTGCCGCGGCAGGCGGAGGCGGGGCATCTGGTCGCCAAGGTGATGGCGTACGACGCGGACGCCGGGCGCAACGCGTGGTTGGTCTTCGCGCTAGGCCACGCCTCCGACCTGTTCAAGGTGCACGAGCACACGGGCGAGGTGCGCACCACCCGGCGCATTGACGACAACTCCTCCTCCTTCAGCCTGACCGTGCTGGTGAGTGACAGCggggccccgcccctctccgcCACCGCCACGCTCAGCATCGCCCTGACCGAGGCCCCGCCCAAGCCGCCGGCCGACCCGCGGAGGGTGGTGCGCCCCCCGCTGCTCTTCTCCAACGTCACGCTGTACCTCATGGTGGCTCTCTGTGCCACCACCTTCGTCTTCCTCCTCACCGTCATGGTGCTGGCCGTGGTGCGCTGCCACACCTATTGTTCCCACGCGCAGTCCTGCTGCCCCTGCTGCGTGTCCCGCAAGgcggggcccccgggggccggggccggggccacCCCGCAGGCTGGCGGCGGTGTGGTGATGAGGCGGGATCTGAAGGTGGAGCCGCACTACATCGAGGTGCGGGGAAACGGCTCCCTCACCAAGACCTACTGCTACAAGACCTGCCTGACCGCCACGTCCGGCAGCGACACCTTCATGTTCTACAACACGGGCTGCCCGCCGGGGGCCACCATGGGCTCCGACCGCTTCTTCACCGGCTCCAGCGGCCAGATGTTCGTACGGAGACTCAGCATGCCCGACGCCGctatccag CCGAAGGCTCCTAATGCAGACTGGAGGTACTCTGCCTCTCTGCGAGCAGGAATGCAGAG ctcgGTGCATATGGAGGAGTCCTCAGTGATGCAGGGTGCTCAGGGTGTCCTGGTGCAGAACTGGCCCACCGTGTCCAGTGCCACAG cagaCGAGGGCGGGGAggtgtcgccccctgcaggcgcGGGGATGAACAGCTGGAACTTCCGCTACGGGCCGGGCCCTGGGTACCCCCCACAGGCGCTGAAGCCGGGAGACGTGCCCGAAGCCTTCATCATCCCCGGCTCGCCCGCCATCATCTCCATCCGGCAGGACCAGGGCGGCCCGGACGACAAGAGCGACTTCATCACCTTCGgcaagaaggaggagaagaagaagaagaaaaagaagaagggaaaggagaaaaaggagaaggagagggacgGGGAGGAGGAGTAA
- the LOC133134021 gene encoding protocadherin alpha-C2-like isoform X2, which translates to MARAAGWSSIKNSAPLSVLVFWVFLYAGGLASAQLRYSVTEELERGTVVGDIVQDLGLDIRKLPARNIRIVYNSATRYFDVNPKNGKLTVNERIDRESLCDLSATCFLNLEVVAENPSEAFSVEVQILDANDNAPQFPRDEYQLEISESALPGSRFPIESAQDQDLGSNSVRLYRLSPNEHFALDSNKPSLNSRMIELVLKKSLDREQTAFHRINLTAADGGSPARTGTAKIYIRVLDSNDNVPVFDSSVYKVKLLENSPKDALVIKLNATDLDAGTNGEVVYSFSGYTPERVRQVFSMDPSSGQIRVHSQVDYEETSSYELYVQALDRGPGAVAAHCKVVVEVLDENDNVPEIVLSSLSSPVREDARADTVVALISVTDRDSGPNKQVSLEIPPGLPFRVKSFRNYYTLVTSAFLDREEVSAYNVTLRATDSGRPPLSSQKTIRVEVADVNDNPPRFQQTSYTVYVPENNAPGAWLCTLRAQDGDTGENARVTYSVLNDNNHGVPVTAYVSVRPDSGQAYALRAFDYETLRQFHFQVKAQDGGVPPLSRVATVYLYVTDQNDHAPEVWAPPPNGSRTETLPRQAEAGHLVAKVMAYDADAGRNAWLVFALGHASDLFKVHEHTGEVRTTRRIDDNSSSFSLTVLVSDSGAPPLSATATLSIALTEAPPKPPADPRRVVRPPLLFSNVTLYLMVALCATTFVFLLTVMVLAVVRCHTYCSHAQSCCPCCVSRKAGPPGAGAGATPQAGGGVVMRRDLKVEPHYIEVRGNGSLTKTYCYKTCLTATSGSDTFMFYNTGCPPGATMGSDRFFTGSSGQMFVRRLSMPDAAIQPKAPNADWRYSASLRAGMQSSVHMEESSVMQGAQGVLVQNWPTVSSATDEGGEVSPPAGAGMNSWNFRYGPGPGYPPQALKPGDVPEAFIIPGSPAIISIRQDQGGPDDKSDFITFGKKEEKKKKKKKKGKEKKEKERDGEEE; encoded by the exons ATGGCTCGTGCAGCGGGATGGAGCAGCATAAAGAACAGCGCGCCTCTTTCCGTTTTGGTGTTTTGGGTGTTTTTATATGCCGGTGGCCTTGCGTCTGCACAGCTCCGCTATTCCGTTACAGAGGAGCTGGAACGCGGAACTGTCGTTGGAGATATCGTGCAGGATCTGGGGTTGGATATTAGAAAGCTGCCCGCCCGTAACATACGGATAGTCTATAACAGCGCGACGCGCTATTTCGATGTCAACCCCAAAAATGGAAAACTGACGGTTAATGAAAGAATCGACCGGGAGTCGCTTTGCGATTTAAGCGCCACCTGCTTTCTGAATTTGGAGGTCGTGGCTGAAAACCCGTCGGAAGCGTTCAGCGTGGAGGTGCAGATactcgatgcgaatgacaatgCGCCGCAGTTCCCCAGGGACGAATACCAACTGGAAATATCAGAATCCGCTTTGCCGGGGTCGCGCTTTCCCATCGAGAGCGCGCAGGATCAGGACCTGGGATCTAATTCGGTCCGTTTGTACCGGCTGAGCCCGAACGAGCACTTCGCGCTGGACTCCAACAAACCCTCTCTGAATAGCCGCATGATCGAGCTGGTGCTTAAAAAGTCTCTGGACCGCGAGCAGACGGCTTTCCACCGGATAAACCTCACTGCCGCAGACGGAGGCTCTCCCGCCAGAACCGGCACCGCCAAAATATACATCCGGGTCCTGGATTCGAACGACAACGTGCCGGTGTTCGACAGCTCGGTGTACAAGGTGAAACTGTTAGAAAACTCGCCGAAGGACGCGCTGGTGATCAAGCTGAACGCCACAGACCTGGATGCGGGGACGAATGGGGAGGTGGTGTACTCCTTCAGCGGCTACACGCCGGAGCGCGTGCGGCAGGTGTTCAGCATGGACCCCTCCTCGGGCCAGATCCGCGTGCACAGCCAGGTGGACTACGAGGAGACCAGCTCGTACGAGCTGTACGTGCAGGCTCTGGACCGGGGCCCGGGGGCCGTGGCGGCCCACTGTAAGGTGGTGGTGGAGGTTCTGGACGAGAACGACAACGTGCCGGAGATCGTGCTGTCCTCCCTGTCCAGCCCGGTGCGGGAGGACGCGCGGGCCGACACGGTGGTGGCGCTGATCAGCGTGACGGACCGCGACTCCGGGCCCAACAAGCAGGTGAGCCTGGAGATCCCCCCCGGCCTGCCCTTCAGGGTCAAGTCCTTCCGCAACTACTACACCCTGGTGACCTCCGCCTTCCTGGACCGCGAGGAGGTCTCCGCCTACAACGTCACGCTCCGTGCCACCGACTCCGGCCGCCCGCCGCTGTCCTCACAGAAGACCATCCGCGTGGAGGTGGCGGACGTGAACGACAACCCGCCCCGCTTCCAGCAGACGTCCTACACGGTGTACGTGCCGGAGAACAACGCCCCCGGGGCGTGGCTGTGCACCCTGCGCGCCCAGGACGGCGACACCGGGGAGAACGCGCGCGTCACCTACAGCGTGCTGAACGACAACAACCACGGCGTGCCCGTGACGGCGTACGTGTCCGTGAGGCCCGACAGCGGCCAGGCCTACGCCCTGCGCGCCTTCGACTACGAGACTCTGCGGCAGTTCCACTTCCAGGTGAAGGCTCAGGACGGCGGGGTGCCTCCCCTCAGCCGCGTGGCCACCGTGTACCTGTACGTCACCGACCAGAACGACCACGCCCCTGAGGTGTGGGCCCCGCCCCCCAACGGCTCGCGCACCGAGACGCTGCCGCGGCAGGCGGAGGCGGGGCATCTGGTCGCCAAGGTGATGGCGTACGACGCGGACGCCGGGCGCAACGCGTGGTTGGTCTTCGCGCTAGGCCACGCCTCCGACCTGTTCAAGGTGCACGAGCACACGGGCGAGGTGCGCACCACCCGGCGCATTGACGACAACTCCTCCTCCTTCAGCCTGACCGTGCTGGTGAGTGACAGCggggccccgcccctctccgcCACCGCCACGCTCAGCATCGCCCTGACCGAGGCCCCGCCCAAGCCGCCGGCCGACCCGCGGAGGGTGGTGCGCCCCCCGCTGCTCTTCTCCAACGTCACGCTGTACCTCATGGTGGCTCTCTGTGCCACCACCTTCGTCTTCCTCCTCACCGTCATGGTGCTGGCCGTGGTGCGCTGCCACACCTATTGTTCCCACGCGCAGTCCTGCTGCCCCTGCTGCGTGTCCCGCAAGgcggggcccccgggggccggggccggggccacCCCGCAGGCTGGCGGCGGTGTGGTGATGAGGCGGGATCTGAAGGTGGAGCCGCACTACATCGAGGTGCGGGGAAACGGCTCCCTCACCAAGACCTACTGCTACAAGACCTGCCTGACCGCCACGTCCGGCAGCGACACCTTCATGTTCTACAACACGGGCTGCCCGCCGGGGGCCACCATGGGCTCCGACCGCTTCTTCACCGGCTCCAGCGGCCAGATGTTCGTACGGAGACTCAGCATGCCCGACGCCGctatccag CCGAAGGCTCCTAATGCAGACTGGAGGTACTCTGCCTCTCTGCGAGCAGGAATGCAGAG ctcgGTGCATATGGAGGAGTCCTCAGTGATGCAGGGTGCTCAGGGTGTCCTGGTGCAGAACTGGCCCACCGTGTCCAGTGCCACAG aCGAGGGCGGGGAggtgtcgccccctgcaggcgcGGGGATGAACAGCTGGAACTTCCGCTACGGGCCGGGCCCTGGGTACCCCCCACAGGCGCTGAAGCCGGGAGACGTGCCCGAAGCCTTCATCATCCCCGGCTCGCCCGCCATCATCTCCATCCGGCAGGACCAGGGCGGCCCGGACGACAAGAGCGACTTCATCACCTTCGgcaagaaggaggagaagaagaagaagaaaaagaagaagggaaaggagaaaaaggagaaggagagggacgGGGAGGAGGAGTAA